Below is a genomic region from Billgrantia tianxiuensis.
CGCTCAAAACACCTGCGGTGTGCGTGGCGTGTACCCGATGCCGGTGGAATTCATCCGTCTTCAGCTCGACACCCTGCTCGACGACGTGGAAATCGATGCGGTGAAAATCGGCATGGTGGCCAGCCGCGAGGTGGCCGAGGCGCTCCGCGACACCCTGGAGGCCAGGCGGCCGCGCTGGATCGTACTCGACCCGGTCATGGTGGCTAAGAGTGGCGATATCCTGGTCGACGATGTGGGCATCGCGGCGGTACGCGAGGTGCTGGTGCCACTGGCCGACCTGATTACGCCCAATCTGCCCGAGGCCGCAGTGCTGCTGGGCGATGCCGCGCCACGCACGCGCGATGAGATGGCGGCCATGGCGCCCAGGCTGGCGGCGCTGCGTGCCGGTGCCACGCTGCTCAAGGGCGGCCATCTCAGCGGTGAAAGCTGCCCCGACCTGCTGATCGAGAATGACGTCTCGCAGTGGATCGAAGGCACCCGTATCGGCACTTCCAACCTTCACGGCACCGGTTGCTCGCTCTCCTCGGCCATTGCCGCCCGCCTGGCACTTGGCGATACGCTGACGCAAGCCGTAGCCGCGGCCAAGCAGTGGCTGGAGGTGGCCCTGACCGAGAGCCGCCGACTCGATGTCGGCCGGGGGCACGGGCCGGTGCACCATTTTCATCGCTGGTGGTAGCGAAACGCTCCTTGCGCCCTGGCCAAGTGCCACCCATGCTGAAGTCTGTCCTGCCAGGCTCATCCGCAATGGAGAGACGTCATGACCCAGACCCTGCTGTTCGCGTGCGACCTCTCGGCCGAGAATCGCGCCGCCTTCGCCCGGGCCATCCGCCTGGCGATCGAAAGCGGCGCGCGCCTTGACGTCATCCACGTCCTCGACCCTTACCTTCCCCGGCGGGTGCTGCACGATCTGGAAGAGGCCGTCGTGGCCGACATGCAGGCCATCCTCACCGACGTCCGCGAAGACTATGCGTTGCCGGAGCCCAGCGTGATGCTGCAGACGGTGGCCGGCGCCACCTACGCCGAGATCATTCGCGAAGCCCACGACCGCGAGGTCGACATGATCGTGCTCGGCTCCCACCGCAAGCGCGGCCAACCCGACCTGGTTGCCGGTACGACCCTCGCCCGCGTGCTGCGCAGCGCGCCCTGCCCGGTGCTGTCGGTGACCCAGCCGGCCAGCCGCGACTGGCAGGAGATCCTGGTGCCGGTGGACTTTTCGTTGCCCAGCCGCAATACCCTGCGCGAGGCGCTAAAGCGCTTTCCCGAGGCCCATCTGACGCTGCTGCATGCCTGGGACATCCCGGCGAGCGTGAGCTGGGCTCCGACAG
It encodes:
- the thiD gene encoding bifunctional hydroxymethylpyrimidine kinase/phosphomethylpyrimidine kinase encodes the protein MTNDRPIPNVLTIAGSDPSGGAGIQADLKTFSALGAYGTSVVTALTAQNTCGVRGVYPMPVEFIRLQLDTLLDDVEIDAVKIGMVASREVAEALRDTLEARRPRWIVLDPVMVAKSGDILVDDVGIAAVREVLVPLADLITPNLPEAAVLLGDAAPRTRDEMAAMAPRLAALRAGATLLKGGHLSGESCPDLLIENDVSQWIEGTRIGTSNLHGTGCSLSSAIAARLALGDTLTQAVAAAKQWLEVALTESRRLDVGRGHGPVHHFHRWW